One genomic region from Evansella sp. LMS18 encodes:
- a CDS encoding MBL fold metallo-hydrolase, translating into MGNGRVAFRGFKMNVHCFLTDGVLIDTGAKSLEKYFVPYLNQLDIDQVVLTHFHEDHTGNAAHLQEKLQVPLYMEKTMIEYCRGKGDYPLYRQLFWGKRKPFRASPLSDTFQSANATWNVINTPGHAIDHLAFLNKETGQLFTGDLYCQVRTKVALREESIPVIIESLERVLSYDFDEVFCSHAGFLSDGRKALNRKLDYLSGLQGNILKLYEEGKPPEEIKNALFPKNYPITIFSAGEWDSIHIVNSIIEQRTSGA; encoded by the coding sequence ATGGGGAATGGAAGGGTAGCATTTCGTGGTTTTAAAATGAATGTACATTGCTTTTTAACAGATGGCGTTTTAATTGATACAGGCGCTAAATCGTTAGAAAAATACTTTGTTCCTTATCTGAATCAGCTGGATATAGACCAGGTTGTCCTCACTCACTTTCATGAAGACCATACAGGAAACGCAGCACATTTACAGGAAAAGCTCCAGGTCCCGCTTTATATGGAGAAAACAATGATTGAATACTGCAGGGGGAAGGGGGATTATCCCCTGTACCGTCAACTATTCTGGGGAAAACGGAAACCATTCCGGGCAAGTCCCCTTAGTGATACCTTTCAGTCTGCGAATGCAACATGGAATGTAATTAACACCCCAGGCCATGCGATTGACCATCTTGCATTTTTAAATAAGGAAACAGGCCAGCTTTTTACCGGAGACCTTTATTGCCAGGTGCGCACTAAGGTAGCACTCCGGGAGGAAAGTATTCCAGTAATTATCGAATCTCTTGAAAGAGTTTTATCGTATGATTTTGATGAGGTGTTTTGCAGCCACGCTGGATTTTTAAGCGATGGGCGAAAGGCTTTAAATAGAAAGCTGGACTATTTGTCGGGCCTCCAGGGTAATATTTTAAAACTTTACGAGGAAGGGAAGCCGCCAGAAGAAATAAAAAATGCGCTGTTTCCAAAAAATTATCCGATTACAATCTTTTCAGCTGGAGAATGGGATTCCATACATATCGTAAATTCGATTATTGAACAGCGGACTTCTGGCGCGTGA
- a CDS encoding nitrate/nitrite transporter → MGGQSSKFRWVIFASVLFTYVIMSSQRTAPGLITDQLMNDFGVTAATVGLVASIQFFVYTGLQIPMGILADRYGPNFFLITGAALTGAGIIMYSLATHVCILFIARILTGIGDATIWVNMVLILSQWFNKKEFTRLIGVAGMTGSLGFLVATVPVSKLIILFGWRGTFLSAGVLLCLCSLLLYFILVKKAERRADVKSKIQREKTTLVLQRMLSKRQAWALFLCHFGIVGGYIGFIGSWAVPYMMDVHNITLLAASQLVMLSLAGALIGAPLIGWVSSCLNMIKRPYIIFHLIVLLCWSSILLFRGEPPFSLFVVLFFIIGFGFGSNSLTFAAVRHSFPISESGLVTGFANTGGFLSAVLLPGIFGYILDHFQAGGGNLVDGYFYGFLTPVIFSAFGLIGVALLKEQRQTMQIRE, encoded by the coding sequence TTGGGAGGACAAAGCAGTAAGTTCAGATGGGTTATATTTGCTTCTGTATTATTTACGTATGTGATCATGTCGAGCCAGCGGACAGCTCCTGGATTAATTACGGACCAGCTGATGAATGACTTTGGTGTAACGGCAGCAACTGTAGGCTTAGTGGCGAGCATTCAGTTTTTTGTGTATACAGGTCTCCAAATACCGATGGGAATTCTCGCTGACCGGTACGGGCCAAACTTTTTTCTTATTACAGGGGCAGCGCTGACAGGGGCAGGAATTATTATGTACAGCCTTGCCACACACGTATGTATCCTGTTCATCGCTAGAATACTGACTGGAATTGGAGATGCGACAATATGGGTGAATATGGTATTAATCTTAAGCCAGTGGTTCAATAAAAAGGAATTCACACGGTTAATAGGGGTTGCAGGGATGACAGGCAGCCTCGGATTTCTGGTGGCGACTGTTCCTGTTTCCAAATTGATTATCCTGTTCGGATGGAGAGGGACGTTTCTTTCTGCTGGCGTTCTTTTATGTTTATGCAGTCTGCTTCTCTATTTTATCCTTGTGAAAAAGGCAGAACGGCGGGCGGATGTTAAAAGTAAAATACAGCGGGAAAAAACAACGCTTGTTTTACAAAGAATGCTTTCGAAACGGCAGGCATGGGCGTTGTTCCTGTGCCACTTTGGAATTGTCGGAGGGTATATAGGGTTTATTGGATCATGGGCGGTTCCTTATATGATGGATGTTCATAACATTACTCTATTAGCGGCGAGCCAGCTTGTTATGCTCAGCCTTGCTGGAGCACTCATTGGCGCACCTCTTATTGGCTGGGTTTCCAGCTGTTTAAATATGATCAAACGGCCTTATATTATTTTTCATCTCATAGTGTTATTATGCTGGTCTTCAATTCTCCTGTTCAGAGGAGAACCACCGTTCAGCTTATTCGTTGTACTTTTTTTCATTATCGGGTTTGGTTTTGGATCGAATTCTTTAACCTTTGCGGCTGTCCGCCATTCTTTTCCTATTAGTGAATCGGGACTTGTTACAGGTTTTGCGAATACAGGAGGATTTCTAAGCGCCGTACTGCTGCCGGGCATTTTCGGATATATACTGGACCACTTCCAGGCAGGGGGAGGCAATTTGGTTGATGGATACTTTTACGGCTTCCTCACCCCAGTGATTTTCTCCGCGTTTGGCTTAATCGGAGTGGCTCTTCTTAAAGAACAGCGACAAACGATGCAAATAAGGGAATAA
- a CDS encoding SRPBCC family protein, which translates to METSNQKTRVTVQAVIQAPSEKVWRYWSEPEHITKWNQASETWHSPRAENDLRVGGKFLTRMEAKDGSMGFDFSGIYDVVKQNEQISYTVGDGRKVDITFIDNGNETKVVEIFDAESTQPIEIQQAGWQAILDNFKRYTEKI; encoded by the coding sequence ATGGAAACAAGTAATCAAAAAACAAGAGTTACTGTTCAGGCAGTCATCCAGGCGCCAAGTGAAAAAGTATGGAGGTATTGGTCTGAACCAGAACACATTACGAAGTGGAATCAGGCTTCAGAGACATGGCACTCGCCAAGAGCGGAAAATGATTTGCGGGTTGGCGGCAAATTTCTTACAAGGATGGAAGCGAAAGACGGCAGTATGGGCTTTGATTTCTCCGGGATATATGATGTAGTGAAGCAGAATGAGCAAATTTCATACACAGTAGGAGATGGGAGAAAAGTCGATATCACCTTCATCGATAATGGTAATGAAACGAAAGTCGTTGAAATATTTGATGCTGAAAGCACTCAGCCCATTGAAATACAGCAGGCGGGGTGGCAGGCGATTTTAGATAATTTTAAGAGATATACAGAAAAAATTTAA
- a CDS encoding catalase produces the protein MKNSAKGSGSGDNRKQKQLDQHRIQNTGKKITTNEGLKVANNENTLKAGERGPILMEDFHFFQKQMHFDTERIPERVVHARGFGAHGEFELYKSMQKYTKAGFLQKPGSTTPVFVRFSTVQGGKGSKDTARDVRGFAVKFYTDEGNYDMLGLPFPVFIVHDPFKFVDSQHALKPDPRNDIPTASGAHDNFWDFVANNQESAHFVMWVMSDRAIPRSWRMMQGFPVHTFRFVNAKGKATFVKFQWKPILGVHSFLMEEAQIIGGVDPDFHRKDLRDAIEAGAYPVFELGVQMITEEDGHKFDFDVLDPTKLWPEETVPVEIIGKMTLNRNVDNFFAETEQSAFDVTNLVPGINFTDDPILQGRTFTYKITQQHRLGSSNYPDLPINRSLCPFHNNQRDGFSRHRIDVDQVNYFKNSIAGNTPGPTRPEEGGFEHYPEKVEGYKVKASSESFKDFFSQARLFWNSMSPVEKKHIIESFSFQLAKVEHVSVRQQVVDMFVNVDREMATAIAENVGANPPAGRHVPVTASSPSLSQESSPKYAFSQKVGVLIGDGFNGQEVKSVVTHLRQHGVFVDIVSDKLGTVTGKDGVKLKVNKTFLTTHHTLFDSLYVVGGKSDNQAAFNTNIAEYINGAYKHYRPIGIATTGEAHFQPSEHNNLAGVVRARNTPDFEKEFVYAVAQQRFWNRT, from the coding sequence ATGAAAAATTCAGCAAAAGGCAGCGGTTCAGGCGATAATAGAAAACAAAAGCAGCTGGATCAGCATCGCATACAAAACACTGGAAAAAAGATTACCACAAATGAGGGTCTTAAGGTTGCCAACAATGAAAATACCTTAAAGGCAGGAGAACGCGGTCCAATACTGATGGAGGATTTTCATTTTTTCCAGAAACAAATGCATTTTGATACTGAAAGAATTCCGGAGAGGGTTGTGCATGCCAGAGGGTTTGGGGCGCATGGTGAATTTGAATTATATAAGTCGATGCAAAAGTATACTAAGGCAGGCTTTCTGCAGAAACCTGGTTCAACGACTCCCGTTTTTGTCCGCTTCTCCACTGTACAGGGAGGGAAAGGCTCGAAGGATACTGCAAGGGATGTTCGCGGGTTTGCCGTCAAGTTTTACACCGATGAAGGTAATTATGATATGTTAGGGCTTCCGTTTCCAGTGTTCATCGTCCATGACCCGTTCAAGTTCGTTGATTCCCAGCATGCCCTGAAGCCGGACCCTCGTAATGATATCCCCACGGCTTCCGGGGCACACGATAATTTCTGGGACTTTGTCGCTAATAACCAGGAGTCAGCGCACTTTGTCATGTGGGTGATGTCAGACCGGGCGATCCCAAGAAGCTGGCGGATGATGCAGGGGTTCCCTGTCCACACATTCCGGTTTGTAAATGCGAAAGGAAAAGCAACCTTTGTGAAGTTCCAGTGGAAACCGATACTCGGCGTTCATTCCTTTCTAATGGAAGAGGCGCAGATTATTGGAGGCGTGGACCCGGATTTCCACAGGAAGGACTTGAGAGACGCCATTGAAGCGGGGGCATATCCCGTATTTGAATTAGGGGTACAGATGATTACTGAAGAGGATGGGCATAAATTCGACTTCGATGTGCTGGACCCAACAAAGCTTTGGCCGGAAGAGACAGTTCCTGTGGAGATTATCGGGAAAATGACACTGAACCGGAATGTGGATAATTTCTTTGCGGAAACAGAACAATCCGCTTTTGATGTAACAAATCTCGTACCAGGAATTAATTTTACAGACGACCCGATTTTGCAGGGAAGGACATTCACTTATAAAATTACCCAGCAGCATCGCCTTGGCAGCTCCAATTATCCGGACCTGCCGATTAACCGTTCTTTGTGCCCGTTTCACAATAACCAGCGGGACGGATTCAGCAGACACCGGATTGATGTGGACCAGGTAAATTATTTTAAAAATTCCATAGCCGGTAATACACCAGGCCCCACTCGTCCTGAAGAAGGGGGATTTGAGCACTACCCTGAAAAAGTGGAAGGCTACAAAGTAAAAGCAAGCAGTGAGTCTTTCAAAGACTTCTTTTCACAGGCGAGATTGTTCTGGAACAGTATGTCTCCTGTCGAGAAGAAGCATATCATTGAATCCTTCAGTTTCCAGCTTGCGAAAGTGGAACATGTTTCAGTCCGCCAGCAAGTCGTTGATATGTTCGTCAATGTGGATAGGGAAATGGCGACTGCCATTGCTGAAAATGTAGGCGCTAACCCTCCTGCGGGGCGCCATGTTCCTGTTACTGCCTCATCCCCTTCCCTCAGCCAGGAAAGCAGCCCTAAATATGCTTTTTCACAAAAGGTTGGTGTCCTGATAGGCGACGGTTTTAACGGCCAGGAGGTAAAGAGTGTTGTTACCCATCTCAGGCAGCACGGGGTTTTTGTGGATATTGTTAGCGACAAGCTTGGAACAGTCACAGGGAAGGACGGTGTAAAACTTAAAGTTAACAAGACTTTTCTCACCACGCACCATACTCTTTTTGATTCCCTTTACGTTGTGGGCGGAAAGTCAGACAACCAGGCAGCATTTAATACGAATATTGCTGAGTATATTAACGGGGCATACAAGCATTACAGACCCATTGGCATTGCAACTACAGGAGAGGCGCATTTTCAGCCATCAGAACATAATAACCTGGCTGGAGTGGTGCGGGCTCGGAATACCCCCGATTTTGAAAAAGAATTTGTCTATGCGGTTGCACAACAGCGTTTCTGGAACAGGACTTAA
- the rlmD gene encoding 23S rRNA (uracil(1939)-C(5))-methyltransferase RlmD, which yields MKEENKVTPESMVAKIRTLDERGSGRAEVWRENEQGNQKKIKLTIPQTLPGEEVRVGVGQRAKRRWRTFPEEIITAHEERVEAPCPHFDRCGGCVWQHWQYSGQLKAKTNHVIKAIEAQGFDPSLVSDTIGMDEPWHYRNKMEFTFSPEGELGLHEQGNFRKVISLETCLIAGKEMVEAAMDVADWATEYELKGYNKDLHEGLLRHLMVRQSFVTGEMMLGIFATEAPDGPLKEAADNLVKRVEEKFPQVKSLLWLENRDWADRTQSENTHLLSGRDFIYDEMDGYRFRLWFDTFFQTNPTQAQKLVDIAVELAKPKETEKMIDLFCGVGTFSLPFASKVGKLAGIEIVESSIESAKRNASDNGISNTTFLAENARTGIDKMLESFGHPELLLLDPPRSGAGGKVMRRIGRAQPERIVYVSCNPDTFATDIKELEPFGYELRTVQPVDLFPQTVHVEVVAELILSEKNN from the coding sequence ATGAAGGAGGAAAATAAAGTGACACCAGAATCAATGGTTGCTAAAATTCGCACACTCGACGAGAGAGGGTCAGGCAGGGCGGAAGTCTGGCGTGAAAATGAGCAGGGGAATCAAAAGAAGATAAAGCTTACGATCCCACAGACTCTTCCTGGAGAAGAAGTGCGTGTAGGTGTTGGACAGCGGGCGAAAAGAAGGTGGAGGACCTTTCCGGAAGAAATTATCACAGCACATGAGGAGCGGGTGGAAGCCCCTTGCCCTCATTTTGACAGATGCGGAGGCTGTGTTTGGCAGCACTGGCAGTACAGCGGGCAATTGAAGGCGAAAACGAACCATGTGATAAAAGCAATCGAAGCACAGGGCTTTGACCCAAGCCTTGTTTCAGACACCATTGGCATGGACGAGCCGTGGCACTACCGGAACAAGATGGAGTTCACTTTTTCACCGGAAGGCGAGCTGGGTCTTCATGAACAGGGTAACTTCAGGAAAGTCATTTCCCTGGAAACCTGTTTAATCGCAGGAAAAGAAATGGTGGAAGCTGCGATGGATGTAGCTGATTGGGCAACGGAATACGAGCTGAAAGGGTATAATAAGGACCTTCATGAAGGGCTGCTTCGCCATCTTATGGTTAGACAGTCATTTGTAACCGGAGAGATGATGCTCGGAATTTTTGCCACGGAAGCACCGGACGGGCCTTTAAAGGAAGCTGCTGACAATCTCGTTAAACGAGTGGAGGAGAAGTTCCCGCAAGTGAAAAGCTTACTATGGCTTGAAAACAGGGACTGGGCTGACCGTACACAGTCGGAAAACACACATCTCCTGTCCGGACGGGATTTCATTTATGATGAGATGGACGGCTACCGATTCCGCCTCTGGTTCGATACATTTTTCCAGACGAACCCAACCCAGGCGCAGAAACTGGTAGATATAGCGGTTGAACTGGCAAAACCGAAGGAAACAGAAAAGATGATCGATCTTTTCTGTGGAGTGGGAACGTTCTCCCTGCCATTTGCCAGCAAAGTAGGCAAGCTTGCAGGAATTGAAATTGTTGAAAGCTCTATTGAATCAGCCAAACGGAATGCTTCAGATAACGGCATCTCTAACACTACCTTCTTAGCTGAGAATGCCAGAACCGGGATTGATAAGATGCTTGAAAGCTTCGGCCATCCGGAACTATTGCTGCTTGACCCGCCACGTTCAGGTGCAGGAGGCAAAGTAATGAGAAGAATCGGCCGGGCTCAGCCTGAAAGAATCGTCTATGTATCCTGTAATCCTGATACTTTCGCGACAGACATTAAAGAACTGGAACCTTTCGGGTATGAATTAAGAACAGTACAGCCTGTGGATTTATTCCCTCAGACAGTGCATGTGGAAGTGGTTGCGGAGCTTATTTTAAGTGAGAAAAATAATTAA
- a CDS encoding DUF6612 family protein: MKNLFRVLLAGFIAITLAACGNDDTSTATEHDNNDANGNTPAPQDNNDEVVNSPAPDGNDKNTDTSTSENNNEDDDENSGAANDSSDADLDELLDNMAKAMSEVNSYTQDIQMSVSISSDTNPEENGQYEMTGTSEIIIEPSASYMAMQTTGDIGSMEIETYTEGNTLYTKNPFLGSWMKLEVEEENDDLVENIINLNQFASIIDLETTADTYVLTVSGTGDEVDNFINEWGETFPEMEESEEENVEITSVSFTIEADKKTYLLNKVQMSMEVEETHDGHHYHMITDMAMISTGYNNINEIVIPEDAKNADGLLPDLDFDLPDMDSEEFEEQLEEMMKLFEDEESNE, encoded by the coding sequence ATGAAAAATTTATTCAGGGTATTGCTTGCCGGCTTTATCGCGATTACGTTAGCTGCCTGTGGAAACGATGATACAAGCACCGCCACTGAGCATGACAATAATGATGCAAATGGGAACACTCCCGCTCCTCAGGATAACAATGATGAAGTTGTTAACTCCCCTGCTCCGGACGGCAATGACAAAAACACAGACACTTCCACCTCAGAAAACAACAATGAAGATGACGATGAGAACTCTGGTGCGGCGAATGACAGCTCTGATGCAGATCTGGATGAGCTTCTCGATAACATGGCAAAAGCAATGAGTGAGGTAAACAGCTATACACAAGACATTCAGATGTCTGTATCCATTTCATCAGACACAAATCCGGAAGAAAACGGCCAGTATGAAATGACCGGAACTAGTGAAATAATCATTGAACCATCAGCCTCATATATGGCAATGCAGACAACGGGCGATATTGGAAGCATGGAAATCGAAACTTATACAGAAGGGAATACACTTTATACAAAGAATCCTTTCTTAGGATCCTGGATGAAATTAGAAGTGGAAGAAGAGAATGATGATTTAGTGGAGAATATCATCAATTTAAACCAGTTTGCGAGTATCATTGACTTGGAAACAACAGCCGACACCTATGTTTTAACTGTCTCGGGAACCGGTGATGAAGTTGATAATTTCATAAATGAATGGGGAGAGACTTTCCCTGAAATGGAAGAGTCAGAAGAAGAGAACGTAGAAATCACTTCCGTTTCGTTTACGATTGAAGCTGATAAAAAGACATACCTGCTTAACAAGGTGCAAATGAGCATGGAAGTGGAAGAAACACATGATGGCCATCATTATCACATGATTACTGATATGGCTATGATCTCAACTGGTTACAATAATATTAATGAAATAGTTATACCAGAAGATGCAAAGAATGCAGACGGCCTTCTTCCGGATCTGGACTTCGATCTGCCGGACATGGATTCTGAGGAGTTTGAAGAGCAACTGGAAGAAATGATGAAGTTATTTGAGGACGAAGAAAGTAACGAATAA